In a single window of the Leisingera daeponensis DSM 23529 genome:
- a CDS encoding lytic transglycosylase domain-containing protein, which yields MTRILALILLISATLPGAPAQARDLGTALELMRAEKWDQAAREAGAQQSAASDIIEWHRLRAGLGSAGDVMAFLQRRPDWPGLDYLRRENEDVIAATGRETILVFYANERPQTAEGALSLGKALIDRGQRGDGEAEIVLAWRTMAMGSAIQDLYLRDFAKLLKPHHTARLDRLLWEDHLVSAKRMLPLVPEDERKLAEARIALQERAPGVDARIEAVPDRLKGAAGLAYDRFAWRDRKRLQDGAIAMMMDRSTSAENLGEPGKWLQRRRDLARQLMRDGDHERAYQLAAYHFSTPADGYGYSDCEWLAGYIALQKLRDPELAAVHFQRFMDSVATPISIGRGGYWLGRAYAAMGEADKAHEAYAKGAEYQTSFYGLLAAEKLGRPFDPALVKPAELPDWRTADFMQSSVAEAGLMLLKAGDLELAERFLTHLVENLPPVQARQLGQMAVELNQPHLAVMISKRAARGGVELEGAYYPLHPVAKRQLPMAEEMTLAIARRESEFDPAVISHAGARGLMQVMPATAKLVATELGILAGHNTSRLTAEWDYNAKLGANYLAGLAGKFRGNVVMMAAGYNAGPHRPASWMERYGDPRGGGPDIVDWIEHIPFNETRNYVMRVTESLPVYRARLGKTALPVPFSQELSGSTLHAFAP from the coding sequence ATGACACGCATCCTGGCCCTTATTCTGCTGATATCCGCAACCCTGCCTGGGGCGCCGGCGCAGGCGCGCGATCTGGGCACCGCGCTGGAGCTTATGCGGGCCGAAAAATGGGATCAGGCGGCGCGGGAGGCCGGGGCGCAGCAGAGCGCTGCCAGCGACATTATCGAATGGCACCGGCTGCGTGCCGGGCTGGGGTCGGCGGGCGATGTGATGGCGTTTCTGCAGCGGCGCCCGGATTGGCCGGGACTGGATTATCTGCGGCGCGAGAACGAGGATGTGATTGCCGCAACCGGCCGCGAGACCATCCTGGTGTTCTACGCAAATGAGCGCCCCCAAACCGCCGAAGGCGCGTTGAGCCTGGGCAAGGCGCTGATTGACCGCGGACAGCGCGGCGATGGCGAGGCGGAGATCGTGCTGGCCTGGCGCACCATGGCAATGGGCAGCGCCATCCAGGATCTGTACCTGCGCGATTTCGCCAAGCTGCTGAAGCCGCATCACACTGCCAGGCTGGACCGGCTGTTGTGGGAGGATCACCTGGTCAGCGCCAAACGGATGCTGCCGCTGGTGCCCGAAGACGAGCGCAAGCTGGCTGAGGCGCGTATTGCCCTGCAGGAGCGCGCGCCCGGCGTGGACGCACGGATCGAGGCGGTTCCGGACCGGCTGAAGGGAGCAGCAGGCCTTGCCTACGACCGCTTTGCCTGGCGTGACCGCAAGCGGCTGCAGGACGGCGCCATTGCGATGATGATGGACCGCAGCACCAGCGCCGAAAACCTGGGCGAACCCGGCAAATGGCTGCAACGCCGCCGTGATCTGGCCCGGCAGCTGATGCGCGACGGCGATCATGAGCGCGCCTATCAGCTGGCCGCCTACCACTTCTCCACCCCCGCGGACGGCTATGGATACTCCGATTGCGAATGGCTGGCGGGTTATATCGCCCTGCAGAAGCTGCGCGACCCGGAACTCGCTGCCGTGCACTTCCAGCGTTTCATGGACTCGGTGGCAACCCCGATCTCGATCGGCCGCGGCGGCTACTGGCTGGGCCGGGCCTACGCGGCGATGGGCGAAGCCGACAAGGCGCATGAGGCCTATGCCAAGGGGGCGGAATACCAGACGTCTTTCTATGGGCTGCTGGCGGCTGAAAAACTGGGCCGCCCCTTTGACCCAGCATTGGTGAAACCCGCGGAGCTGCCGGACTGGCGGACGGCGGATTTCATGCAGTCCTCCGTTGCCGAGGCCGGCCTGATGCTGCTGAAAGCAGGTGATCTGGAACTGGCCGAGCGTTTCCTCACCCACCTGGTCGAGAACCTGCCGCCGGTGCAGGCGCGCCAGCTGGGACAGATGGCGGTCGAGCTGAACCAGCCGCATCTGGCGGTGATGATCTCCAAGCGTGCCGCCCGCGGCGGGGTGGAGCTGGAGGGCGCCTATTATCCGCTGCATCCGGTTGCCAAGCGGCAGCTGCCGATGGCTGAGGAAATGACCCTTGCCATTGCCCGGCGCGAAAGCGAATTCGACCCGGCAGTGATCAGCCACGCCGGCGCACGCGGCCTGATGCAGGTGATGCCGGCCACCGCCAAACTGGTGGCGACCGAGCTGGGTATCCTGGCGGGGCACAACACCTCCCGCCTGACGGCGGAGTGGGACTACAACGCCAAGCTGGGAGCCAATTACCTGGCCGGGCTGGCGGGCAAGTTCCGCGGCAACGTGGTGATGATGGCAGCGGGTTATAATGCAGGGCCGCACCGTCCCGCGTCCTGGATGGAGCGCTATGGCGATCCGCGCGGCGGCGGCCCGGACATTGTCGACTGGATCGAGCACATCCCCTTCAACGAGACGCGCAATTACGTCATGCGGGTCACCGAAAGCCTGCCGGTCTACCGCGCCCGGCTGGGCAAGACAGCCCTGCCGGTCCCGTTCTCGCAGGAGCTGAGCGGCTCAACCCTTCATGCGTTCGCGCCATAG
- a CDS encoding DMT family transporter, with translation MSTVPQAKSLPQPRVQQNNVPLGILLMIGATVVFALQDGISRHLAGTYNTYMVVMVRYWFFAAFVVFLAARTRGGIRAAARTDQLWLQIFRGVLLVGEICVAVYGFTVLGLIESQAVFICYPLLVAALSGPVLGESVGWRRWAAIGVGLVGVLIILQPGMGVFNPAAVIPFISALMFAVYGLVTRYAARQDSTATSFFWTGVAGMVFMTAIGIWFWEPMSQGDWFWMALLCVSGVTGHWLLIKCYEMAEASAVQPFAYFHLIWAAMLGMAVFGEVIRTNVAIGAGVIIAAGLFTLWRERMKG, from the coding sequence ATGAGCACGGTTCCACAGGCCAAGAGCTTGCCCCAGCCCCGGGTGCAGCAGAACAACGTGCCGCTGGGCATCTTGCTGATGATCGGCGCCACGGTCGTCTTTGCGCTGCAGGACGGTATTTCGCGCCATCTGGCGGGCACCTACAACACCTATATGGTTGTCATGGTGCGCTACTGGTTTTTTGCCGCCTTTGTGGTGTTTCTGGCGGCAAGGACGCGGGGCGGGATCAGGGCCGCGGCCCGGACCGATCAGCTGTGGCTGCAGATCTTCCGCGGTGTGCTGCTGGTCGGGGAAATCTGCGTGGCGGTTTACGGTTTCACCGTGCTGGGCCTCATCGAAAGCCAGGCGGTGTTCATCTGCTACCCGCTGCTGGTGGCGGCCCTCAGCGGCCCGGTGCTGGGCGAAAGCGTGGGCTGGCGGCGCTGGGCGGCGATCGGTGTCGGCCTCGTTGGCGTGCTGATCATCCTGCAGCCGGGCATGGGCGTGTTCAATCCGGCGGCGGTGATCCCCTTCATCTCGGCGCTGATGTTTGCGGTCTACGGTCTGGTAACGCGCTATGCCGCGCGCCAGGACAGCACCGCAACCAGCTTCTTCTGGACCGGGGTTGCCGGCATGGTCTTCATGACCGCCATCGGCATCTGGTTCTGGGAGCCGATGAGCCAGGGCGACTGGTTCTGGATGGCGCTTTTGTGCGTTTCCGGGGTGACGGGCCACTGGCTGCTTATAAAATGCTACGAGATGGCCGAGGCCAGCGCGGTGCAACCCTTTGCCTATTTCCACCTGATTTGGGCGGCGATGCTGGGCATGGCGGTGTTTGGCGAGGTGATCCGCACCAATGTTGCCATCGGTGCGGGGGTTATCATCGCCGCAGGGCTGTTCACCCTATGGCGCGAACGCATGAAGGGTTGA
- the mnmD gene encoding tRNA (5-methylaminomethyl-2-thiouridine)(34)-methyltransferase MnmD, with product MADQQARLSWRDGTVPVSDQFDDPYFSIQDGLAETEHVFLAGNDLPGRFAPGFRIAELGFGTGLNMLAAWRAWETAGQDGPLRFTSFEAFPMVPADMAKALEAFPAIAPWGERFLAEWSGTGRCDLGSLQLEVIAGDARMSLPEWTGQADAWFLDGFSPAKNPELWEEALMAQVAAHTAPGGTAATYTAAGFVRRGLEAAGFEVTRIPGYGRKRHMTRAVLP from the coding sequence ATGGCAGACCAGCAGGCCCGCCTCAGCTGGCGCGATGGTACCGTTCCGGTGTCGGATCAGTTCGATGATCCCTATTTCTCGATCCAGGACGGGCTGGCGGAGACAGAGCATGTGTTCCTGGCGGGCAACGATCTGCCCGGGCGGTTTGCGCCGGGGTTCCGGATTGCCGAGCTGGGCTTTGGCACCGGACTCAATATGCTGGCGGCCTGGCGCGCCTGGGAGACGGCAGGGCAGGATGGACCGCTGCGCTTCACCAGTTTCGAGGCCTTTCCGATGGTGCCCGCTGACATGGCCAAGGCGCTGGAAGCCTTTCCGGCTATTGCCCCCTGGGGGGAGCGGTTTCTGGCGGAATGGAGCGGTACGGGCAGGTGCGATCTGGGGAGCCTGCAACTGGAGGTCATTGCCGGCGACGCGCGGATGTCGCTGCCGGAGTGGACAGGGCAGGCGGATGCCTGGTTTCTGGACGGGTTCTCGCCGGCCAAGAACCCCGAGCTTTGGGAGGAGGCCCTGATGGCGCAGGTTGCCGCACACACCGCGCCGGGCGGGACGGCTGCGACCTACACCGCGGCGGGCTTCGTGCGCCGCGGGCTTGAGGCGGCAGGATTTGAAGTGACCCGCATCCCCGGCTACGGGCGCAAGCGGCATATGACAAGGGCGGTACTGCCATGA
- a CDS encoding NAD(P)/FAD-dependent oxidoreductase, whose protein sequence is MAMADVTVRGAGIFGLSVAWVCARRGARVQVADPYGAGAGSSGGLVGALAPHVPENWNAKKQFQLESLLMAETFWAEVEATGGVSPGYGRTGRLQPINDERTLELARQRELSARKLWKDEAEWRVCKADSLGPWVPPSATGYVIHDTLSARMHPRRACAALVSALAVMGVEIQAVAQDQGKVVHAKGYAGLLELNEAFGKTVGGGVKGQAALLRFHEGEVPQLYADGLHIIPHADGTLAIGSTSEREFEDGKATDAQLDDVIERARAAVPVLHGAEVIERWAGVRPRAKSRAPMLGAWPGRDGHYIANGGFKIGFGMAPKAAHVMADLLLDRKDCIPAGFRVEDNL, encoded by the coding sequence ATGGCAATGGCAGATGTAACGGTGCGCGGGGCGGGCATCTTCGGCCTGTCGGTCGCCTGGGTCTGCGCCCGCCGCGGTGCGCGCGTGCAGGTGGCGGATCCCTATGGCGCAGGCGCAGGCTCCAGCGGAGGCCTTGTTGGCGCCCTTGCCCCGCATGTGCCGGAGAACTGGAATGCCAAGAAGCAGTTCCAGCTTGAAAGCCTGCTGATGGCAGAAACCTTCTGGGCTGAGGTCGAGGCCACCGGCGGTGTCTCCCCCGGTTACGGCCGGACCGGGCGCCTGCAGCCGATCAACGACGAACGCACGCTGGAACTTGCCCGCCAGCGCGAACTCTCCGCCCGCAAGCTGTGGAAGGACGAGGCCGAATGGCGTGTCTGCAAGGCGGACAGTCTTGGCCCCTGGGTGCCGCCCAGCGCCACCGGATATGTCATCCACGACACCCTCAGCGCCCGCATGCACCCGCGCCGCGCCTGCGCCGCGCTGGTCTCTGCCCTGGCGGTGATGGGCGTGGAGATCCAGGCCGTGGCCCAGGATCAAGGCAAGGTAGTCCACGCAAAGGGCTACGCAGGCCTTCTGGAGCTGAACGAGGCCTTCGGCAAGACCGTCGGCGGCGGCGTCAAAGGCCAGGCCGCGCTGCTGAGGTTCCACGAAGGCGAGGTGCCGCAGCTTTATGCCGACGGCCTGCACATTATCCCGCATGCCGACGGCACCCTGGCGATCGGCTCCACCTCGGAGCGGGAGTTCGAGGACGGCAAGGCCACAGATGCCCAGCTCGATGACGTGATCGAGCGCGCCCGCGCCGCAGTGCCGGTGCTGCACGGCGCCGAAGTCATTGAACGCTGGGCCGGCGTGCGCCCCCGCGCCAAGTCCCGCGCCCCGATGCTGGGCGCCTGGCCCGGCCGCGACGGCCACTATATTGCCAACGGCGGCTTCAAGATCGGCTTCGGCATGGCCCCTAAGGCGGCCCATGTGATGGCGGATCTGCTGCTGGACCGCAAGGACTGCATCCCCGCGGGCTTCCGGGTCGAAGACAACCTCTGA
- a CDS encoding NADPH-dependent FMN reductase codes for MADPVLLTISGSLRREATNRKLLAEAVRVFGPASVVEADLNLPLYDGDDEAADGIPPAVQTLADQIAAADAVVISTPEYNKGPSGVLKNALDWVSRTEGNPWADKPVAVMSAAAGRAGGERAQMILRGFLVPFQPRLITGPEVHLAGSSKEFDENGRLTSEQYEATLTKLMQKLRSELTR; via the coding sequence ATGGCTGACCCTGTACTGCTCACCATTTCCGGATCGCTGCGCCGCGAGGCGACAAACCGCAAGCTGCTGGCAGAGGCAGTCCGGGTGTTCGGGCCCGCCTCGGTGGTAGAGGCGGACCTGAACCTGCCGCTTTATGATGGCGACGACGAGGCGGCAGACGGCATCCCGCCGGCGGTTCAGACACTGGCGGATCAGATCGCGGCGGCGGATGCAGTGGTGATCTCCACCCCGGAATACAACAAGGGGCCGTCCGGCGTGCTGAAGAATGCGCTGGACTGGGTGAGCCGCACCGAAGGCAACCCCTGGGCGGATAAGCCGGTGGCGGTCATGTCGGCGGCGGCGGGCCGCGCCGGTGGCGAGCGCGCGCAGATGATCCTGCGCGGCTTCCTGGTGCCTTTCCAGCCGCGGCTGATCACCGGTCCGGAAGTGCATTTGGCCGGATCGAGCAAGGAATTCGACGAAAACGGACGGCTGACAAGCGAGCAGTATGAGGCCACGCTGACCAAGCTGATGCAGAAGCTGCGTTCGGAACTGACCCGCTGA
- a CDS encoding OmpA family protein, with amino-acid sequence MMQMKLTTAGIVAAALGLSACTDPATVGTPGSNTQKGAVLGGIIGAGVGAIANDSDRGLGAATGALVGAAAGSVIGNQLDAQERELRQTLANDSITIVNTGDRLILSFPNDLTFATDSAAVAPAVQADLRRVADSLVRYPNSAIQVIGHTDSDGDAGYNQGLSERRANAVASHIQAGGVPYHRMRIIGRGESQPVASNLTPEGKARNRRVEVVVIPQAA; translated from the coding sequence ATGATGCAGATGAAACTCACCACGGCTGGTATTGTCGCCGCAGCACTGGGCCTGAGCGCCTGTACCGATCCCGCAACCGTCGGCACGCCGGGCAGCAACACCCAGAAGGGCGCAGTCCTGGGCGGCATCATCGGCGCGGGCGTCGGTGCGATCGCCAATGACTCCGACCGCGGCCTTGGCGCTGCAACCGGGGCGCTGGTCGGTGCAGCTGCCGGCAGCGTGATCGGCAACCAGCTTGACGCGCAGGAGCGCGAGCTGCGCCAGACCCTGGCCAATGACTCGATCACCATCGTCAACACCGGCGACCGCCTGATCCTGTCCTTCCCGAACGATCTGACCTTTGCCACCGACAGCGCCGCGGTTGCGCCGGCGGTTCAGGCCGACCTGCGCCGGGTGGCCGACAGCCTGGTGCGCTACCCCAACAGCGCCATTCAGGTGATCGGCCACACCGACAGCGATGGTGATGCCGGTTACAACCAAGGCCTCTCAGAGCGCCGCGCCAATGCGGTGGCCAGCCACATTCAGGCCGGCGGCGTGCCCTATCACCGGATGCGGATCATCGGCCGCGGCGAGTCGCAGCCGGTGGCCTCCAACCTGACCCCGGAGGGCAAGGCCCGCAACCGGCGCGTCGAAGTTGTGGTCATCCCGCAGGCGGCCTGA
- a CDS encoding helix-turn-helix transcriptional regulator, translating into MPRTGRLFEIIQILRTAAAPVRAEDLAGTLEVSKRTIYRDIAALQAMRTPVEGEAGIGYMLRKGYDLPPLNFDEEELEALHVGLAMLMRTGDGALQKAAARVSHKIKDVHATADWLQVAPWGAPLDDPEQGCVSKALLRQAVRESRKLQLTYLSPESGESCRTLRPLALIYHIDCTMLAAWCELRGGFRHFRTDRMLAADVLEDGFAPEAGALRKLWMEQEGWNFAFAP; encoded by the coding sequence ATGCCCCGCACCGGCCGCCTTTTTGAAATCATCCAGATCCTTCGCACCGCCGCGGCTCCGGTGCGGGCGGAGGATCTTGCCGGGACGCTGGAGGTCAGCAAGCGGACGATCTACCGCGACATCGCAGCGCTGCAGGCGATGCGCACGCCGGTGGAGGGCGAGGCGGGGATCGGCTACATGCTGCGCAAGGGGTACGACCTGCCGCCGCTCAATTTCGACGAGGAGGAGCTGGAGGCGCTTCACGTTGGCCTGGCGATGCTGATGCGCACCGGTGACGGCGCCTTGCAGAAGGCGGCCGCGCGGGTGAGCCACAAGATCAAGGATGTGCATGCGACCGCCGACTGGCTGCAGGTGGCCCCATGGGGCGCGCCGCTGGACGACCCAGAGCAGGGTTGCGTCTCCAAGGCGCTGCTGCGCCAGGCGGTGCGGGAAAGCCGCAAGCTGCAACTCACCTACCTCAGCCCGGAGAGCGGCGAGAGCTGCCGGACCCTGCGGCCGCTGGCGCTGATCTATCATATCGACTGCACCATGCTGGCGGCGTGGTGCGAACTGCGCGGCGGCTTCCGCCATTTCCGCACCGACCGGATGCTGGCGGCGGACGTGCTGGAGGACGGGTTTGCGCCTGAGGCGGGGGCCTTGCGTAAACTGTGGATGGAACAAGAGGGCTGGAACTTCGCCTTTGCCCCATAA
- a CDS encoding methylated-DNA--[protein]-cysteine S-methyltransferase: MNIEARESTYHYGVMRRAIELIDDGGEDLTLEQLAARMDMSPAHFQRLFSAWVGVSPKRYQQYLRLGHAKALLRDRFTTLQASHAVGLSGSGRLHDLFLRWEAMSPGEYARKGDGLRIFWGWFDSPFGLALVMGTEKGICGLAFAAETGAEPAMADMRARWPQAEFVEDPAALRPLAQAAFAQKGETALHMIGAPLQIKVWEALLRIPSGHVTTYSELAQAIGSPRAVRAVGTAVGRNPVSWLIPCHRALRKSGALGGYHWGLPVKRAMLAYEAAREEDSPAQEARAAG, from the coding sequence ATGAATATTGAAGCCCGGGAAAGCACCTATCACTACGGCGTCATGCGGCGGGCGATTGAGCTGATCGACGATGGCGGAGAGGATCTGACGCTGGAACAGCTGGCCGCCCGCATGGACATGAGCCCGGCGCATTTCCAGCGGCTGTTCTCGGCCTGGGTCGGCGTCTCGCCGAAGCGCTATCAGCAGTATCTGCGGCTGGGCCATGCCAAGGCGCTGCTGCGCGACCGGTTCACCACGCTGCAGGCTTCGCACGCGGTGGGGCTGTCGGGATCCGGGCGGCTGCACGACCTGTTCCTGCGCTGGGAGGCGATGAGCCCCGGCGAATATGCCCGTAAGGGGGACGGGTTGCGGATATTCTGGGGCTGGTTCGACAGCCCCTTTGGCCTGGCGCTGGTGATGGGCACCGAAAAGGGCATCTGCGGGTTGGCCTTTGCAGCCGAGACCGGGGCGGAGCCCGCCATGGCCGATATGCGCGCCCGCTGGCCGCAGGCGGAATTCGTCGAGGACCCTGCGGCCTTGCGCCCGCTGGCGCAGGCGGCCTTTGCCCAGAAGGGCGAGACCGCGCTGCACATGATCGGCGCGCCGTTGCAGATCAAGGTCTGGGAGGCGCTGCTGCGCATCCCCTCCGGACATGTCACCACCTATTCCGAACTGGCCCAGGCGATCGGCTCTCCGCGCGCGGTCCGGGCCGTCGGCACCGCGGTGGGGCGCAACCCGGTCAGCTGGCTGATCCCCTGCCACCGTGCCTTGCGCAAGTCCGGGGCGCTGGGCGGCTACCACTGGGGCCTGCCGGTCAAACGCGCGATGCTTGCTTATGAGGCCGCCCGGGAGGAGGACAGCCCGGCGCAGGAAGCGCGCGCCGCCGGCTGA
- the nth gene encoding endonuclease III translates to MAKQLDYHTLREIFTRFHAAEPEPKGELEHVNAYTLVVAVALSAQATDAGVNKATHELFKIADTPQKMLDLGEERLIEHIKTIGLYRNKAKNVIKLSRILVEEYGGEVPNSRAALQSLPGVGRKTANVVLNMWWRYPAQAVDTHIFRVGNRSGICPGKDVDAVERAIEDNIPVDFQQHAHHWLILHGRYHCKARKPMCGSCLIRDLCMYEDKNL, encoded by the coding sequence ATGGCCAAGCAACTCGATTATCATACCCTCCGCGAGATCTTTACCCGGTTTCACGCAGCGGAGCCCGAACCAAAGGGCGAGCTGGAGCATGTCAACGCCTACACGCTGGTGGTGGCGGTGGCGCTGTCCGCGCAGGCAACAGATGCCGGCGTGAACAAGGCAACCCATGAACTGTTCAAGATCGCGGATACCCCGCAAAAGATGCTGGATCTGGGCGAGGAACGCCTGATCGAGCATATCAAGACCATCGGCCTTTACCGCAACAAGGCCAAGAACGTGATCAAGCTGTCCCGGATCCTGGTCGAGGAGTACGGCGGCGAGGTCCCGAATTCCCGCGCCGCACTGCAGTCGCTTCCCGGCGTCGGGCGCAAGACCGCCAATGTGGTCCTGAACATGTGGTGGCGTTATCCGGCCCAGGCGGTTGACACCCATATCTTCCGGGTCGGCAACCGCTCCGGCATCTGCCCGGGCAAGGATGTCGACGCCGTCGAACGCGCCATCGAAGACAACATCCCGGTGGATTTCCAGCAGCACGCCCATCACTGGCTGATCCTGCATGGCCGCTACCACTGCAAGGCGCGCAAGCCGATGTGCGGCAGCTGCCTGATCCGCGACCTCTGCATGTATGAGGACAAGAACCTTTGA
- a CDS encoding adenosine kinase, which translates to MTKTYHLVGIGNAVVDVIAQCEDSFLAEQGIEKGIMQLIERDRCEDLYAAMGNRVLTPGGSVANTIAGAGALGLEAAFIGRVRDDALGKFYADAMNNEGVAFVNPPVADGELPTSRSMIFVSPDGERSMNTYLGISSELSSADVPQEVAGNAQIMFLEGYLFDKDKGKTAFLEAARDCREGGGKVGISISDPFCVERHRADFLNLIGNELDFVIGNQDEICALFETTDLEDAIARTAAICPLVVCTRSGDGVTVLNNGERIDVPVETIVPVDATGAGDQFAAGFLFGMATGRSMEICARMGCICAGEVIRHIGPRPETHVLHLLEEAGLV; encoded by the coding sequence ATGACAAAAACCTATCATCTCGTCGGTATCGGCAACGCTGTGGTCGACGTGATTGCGCAGTGCGAGGACAGTTTCCTGGCCGAGCAGGGCATCGAAAAAGGCATCATGCAGCTGATCGAACGCGACCGCTGCGAGGATCTTTATGCGGCGATGGGCAACCGGGTGCTGACCCCCGGCGGCTCAGTGGCCAACACCATCGCGGGCGCCGGCGCGCTGGGGCTGGAGGCCGCGTTCATCGGCCGGGTCCGCGACGATGCGCTGGGTAAATTCTACGCCGATGCGATGAACAACGAAGGCGTGGCTTTCGTGAACCCGCCGGTTGCCGACGGCGAGCTGCCGACCTCGCGGTCGATGATCTTTGTCTCGCCCGACGGGGAGCGGTCGATGAACACCTACCTCGGCATCTCGTCCGAGCTGAGTTCGGCGGACGTGCCGCAAGAGGTGGCCGGCAACGCGCAGATCATGTTCCTGGAGGGCTACCTGTTTGACAAGGACAAGGGCAAGACCGCCTTTCTGGAGGCCGCCCGTGACTGCCGCGAGGGCGGCGGCAAGGTTGGCATCTCTATCTCCGATCCGTTCTGCGTCGAACGCCACCGGGCCGATTTCCTCAATCTGATCGGCAACGAGCTGGATTTCGTGATCGGCAACCAGGACGAAATCTGCGCCCTGTTCGAAACCACCGACCTGGAAGACGCAATTGCCAGGACCGCTGCGATCTGCCCGCTGGTGGTCTGCACCCGCTCGGGCGACGGGGTAACGGTGCTGAACAACGGTGAGCGGATCGACGTGCCGGTCGAAACGATTGTGCCGGTGGATGCCACCGGTGCCGGCGACCAGTTTGCTGCCGGCTTCCTGTTCGGCATGGCCACCGGCCGCAGTATGGAAATCTGCGCCCGGATGGGCTGCATCTGCGCCGGCGAGGTGATCCGCCACATCGGCCCGCGCCCGGAAACCCACGTGCTGCACCTGCTGGAAGAGGCCGGCCTGGTCTAA
- a CDS encoding MarR family winged helix-turn-helix transcriptional regulator — MDHVDFITQQWGKERPDLDVTAMGVIGRVARLYLAYQREMHKTFAEFGLNAAKFDVLATLRRSGAPYTLSPGELLKAAMVASGTMTNRIDRLEADGLVKREVNPQDSRSFLVGLTEEGFALIDRAVTAHVQTQTRLLAGLSAAEAEALTGLLSKAQAAAEQSETDHPG; from the coding sequence ATGGATCATGTGGATTTTATTACCCAGCAATGGGGGAAAGAGCGGCCGGACCTGGATGTCACGGCCATGGGGGTGATCGGCCGGGTAGCGCGGCTGTACCTGGCCTATCAGCGCGAGATGCATAAGACCTTTGCGGAATTCGGGCTGAATGCGGCCAAGTTCGACGTGCTGGCCACTTTGCGCCGGTCCGGCGCGCCCTACACGCTGTCGCCGGGCGAGCTGCTGAAGGCTGCCATGGTGGCCTCCGGCACCATGACCAACCGGATCGACCGGCTGGAGGCGGACGGGCTGGTCAAGCGGGAGGTGAACCCGCAGGACAGCCGCAGTTTCCTGGTCGGGCTGACAGAGGAAGGGTTTGCCCTGATCGACCGGGCGGTGACGGCGCATGTGCAGACACAGACCCGGCTGCTGGCAGGGCTCAGCGCGGCGGAGGCCGAGGCCTTGACCGGGCTGCTGAGCAAGGCCCAGGCGGCAGCTGAACAATCTGAAACGGATCACCCGGGCTGA
- a CDS encoding EamA family transporter, with the protein MPTRTLLLTALAPAIWGSSYIVTTTLLPGHSPLVVALLRALPAGLLLLLLVRQLPPLNWLPRLMVLGALNFSLFWVLLFVSAYRLPGGVAATLGAVQPLIVVFLSAALLGTQIRAAAVAAALLSIAGVALLVLTPAAKLDTLGVLAGLGGAVSMAAGVVLTRKWQPPVPPLTFTAWQLTAGGLLLVPVALWAVPELPVFTAANILGLAYMSLIGGALTYILWFRGLARIDPSQVSLLGVLSPLSAVILGWLLLGETLTPNQMLGALLALFSLWLGQSRLRLRANRAAAPAD; encoded by the coding sequence ATGCCCACCCGGACCCTTTTGCTGACAGCGCTGGCCCCTGCCATCTGGGGCAGCAGCTATATTGTGACGACAACCCTGCTGCCCGGCCACTCGCCGCTGGTGGTGGCCTTGCTGCGGGCACTGCCTGCGGGTTTGCTGCTGTTGCTTCTGGTGCGCCAGCTGCCGCCGCTCAACTGGCTGCCGCGGCTTATGGTGCTGGGCGCGCTAAACTTCTCGCTGTTCTGGGTGCTTCTGTTCGTCTCCGCCTACCGCCTGCCGGGCGGGGTCGCCGCCACCCTGGGCGCGGTGCAGCCGCTGATCGTGGTGTTTCTGTCAGCCGCGCTGCTCGGGACGCAGATCCGCGCCGCCGCCGTCGCTGCCGCGCTGCTGAGCATCGCGGGCGTTGCCCTTCTGGTGCTGACCCCCGCCGCCAAGCTTGACACGCTGGGCGTGCTGGCGGGCCTTGGCGGGGCGGTGTCGATGGCGGCTGGCGTGGTGCTGACGCGCAAATGGCAGCCGCCGGTGCCGCCCCTCACCTTCACCGCCTGGCAGCTGACCGCGGGCGGGCTGCTGCTGGTCCCGGTTGCGCTGTGGGCGGTGCCGGAGCTGCCCGTCTTCACCGCCGCCAACATCCTGGGCCTGGCATATATGAGCCTGATCGGCGGTGCGCTGACCTATATCCTGTGGTTCCGGGGTCTCGCCCGTATCGACCCCTCGCAGGTTTCGCTGCTGGGCGTGCTCAGCCCGCTTTCGGCAGTGATCCTGGGCTGGCTGCTGCTGGGCGAAACGCTGACGCCCAACCAGATGCTGGGGGCCCTGCTGGCCCTCTTCAGCCTTTGGCTTGGCCAATCCCGTCTGCGGCTGCGCGCGAACCGTGCGGCAGCCCCGGCCGATTGA